The genomic stretch TATCTCCCTACAGGGGACGTTACTCACAGCCCTTTTGTCATTGCTTTTAATAGAGCAGGAATCAAAGTAAGTCCCTGTTTCATCGAATCACCTTCCTCTATTGAAATTGTATCGTCGCCAGGCTATACCTTCAGTGATGAATGCAATCGCATGTGTTCCTATAACCGTTGAATTTGCGTTTTTGACTAACCTAGAGTTCCAATAGGTATTCACATCTGCTTTCAGTGCCGGTAATGCGTGTACATTTTTATCTTCACGCACCCTTCGAGGCCTTGCCCTTGATGGTAACGCCCCCGCCGCCTTCACCAAGCTAAACCGCTTTGGAATTCCTTACGTGGCTGTGGCCGTCTCTGGGTTATGGGGTGCAGTCGCCTATACAAGCTTGAATCAAGGATCTTTCAAGGTGCTTTTGTGTCCAAAATTTCTGTCTGGGAATTATTTTACATTTCGGCAGGTTTTCTTGTGGCTCGTGTCTTTGGTGACAACTTCCGGCATCATTTCATGGATCATCATTTGTTTAAGCTATTTACGACTTTTTAACGCCATGAAAAAGCAAGGGATATCCCGAGATTCCTTGCCATACAAGAGTCCTCTTCAGCCGTTTTTAACAGTGCGTACTTCCTTACAATATTAAACAATTCCATATCGATCAGAGTTCGATAAGTACTATGCACTGAGCATGAACATCACTATTCTGCTTTTCAGCGGCTGGAATTCCTTCTTCCCAACATTCAACTTATCTTCCTTTGCTTCCAACTATCTTAATTGGTATGTTTTCAGTTCTTTCGTCCTACTCCAATTCATTCAGTCTTTCTGTACCAGCTTGATATATCCCATCCTATATTTAAGTTGTAAGCACTGGTTGAAGGACTCTGCACAAGACTTGGAGACCATTGACATAGCTTCCGAATTGGTGTTGATCGAGCACGAAAAAGAACACCAATCTCGGCAGGAATGCAACCATAAGGCGTCGGCGTACGATAGATTCCTTAATTCTATTTTCTAGATTCTGGCTTAGATGTATACTTGACTTCTATTACTATTGGACTATGTACAGCCCCATACTCGTCTAAGCAAGATGTTCAGTAAGGTTTTAGGACCAGGGGTTCCATTTATAACCAAAACGCCTCTGCTTTCATCGGAAAATTTATGTTCGATATGGTGTTCTATATGACGCGAGTCATTTGGATCCCTCTGTGCTTCGGACCGATTTGCGCCAAGTGGATAAGCAGACTCGTCTTCGCGCCTATCGACGACCAACATTCCTCTAGTAAGCTCTCCCGTTCTAAAGAAAGATGTCATGAAAAAATTTCAAGAATAGTACCCGATGACTAGATCACCTTTCGACGTCAAAAACACGGCGAGAACCTCGCCAACCTGACGCGAGAGTTACAGGCCCCTCATTCGTAAGAGGTGGGTTTGCTATTGCACACCAAACAGCTACAATATCATGGAGTTCCATAGCATCTTTGCCGAAGGCTATCATGACCTCGCGTGTCTTTTCCAAAAAGGAACTTGTAAAATGAACTATGGGAGATTTGGTGGCAGGGATAGATGGTGCTTTGGTGTTTTCAAACGCAGGGTCAACATGCTCTTTATAGAATGGAAATGGGAGTTCGTGCGGTGTTGTTATGTCCAGAGGAATGAGCAGAAAGCGATTGAGAGGAATACCCTTATGGAGAGGCGTAGATATCAGCAGTTCTTTGACAGCGTATGGATCCGCAAAAAAGTTAACTATGGGGAAGGTAAGCGATTACAGTTCAGCGCATACTTAAAAATCCGAGTGACACTTACACTCAGCCACTGCAGTTGTATTTCCGGGTACTTCAAGTGCACCGCCCATGCATATGACCCGACCAATGCGGTTGACAACAAGCTGACTATCTTTGCGCATCATCTGAGCTAGGTTAGTGAGTGGGCCAAGAGCAATAATGGTCACAGTTCTAGCAGGACGTTCCCTGAGGATGTCGAGTGCAAGGTCTACGCCAGACTTTTTGGATATCTCGAGGTATGGATTCTCTTCCAATAGCCCAGACTCTACGGATAGTTCTGGATGACGGTCTGTTATATTCCCAAGTCCATCTCTGCAACGTATTTGTGTTTCAGAAAGAAGCGAATGTGCCAAAATAAATGAGCGACAACCTTCCATGGAAATATTGTGCAAGGCGAACGTCTCCGAAGAGCGGTGCGTCGGAACCCCTTGAGACTATGGGCTTTTTCTTAGAGTTAAAATTCGGAAAACGGTCTTTATGTGAAGGGTATTGTGCCAGGTGACGGTCAATGGTTTGGTACACCTTGAAGATATTGAGGCTATAAAATTAGCATTCTTTGTAAAGGGGTGAGGGGAAATTTTGTTACTAAGCAGCCTCCAAATCGGTGTTACCTGAAAAAGTGAGATTTTGTCCTGCAAAGAGCGGCCAGGACTAACCATAAGAAACATTGAATGCGACAATCTCCAGTTCTGGTGACGTTATTGCTAGCAAACTGATAAATAGATTTAGCACTGTCCTCATACAAGTAAACACTGTTAAGCTCACGCACATAGCAATAACATCATCTACACCAGGATCCGTATCGACTGAAGGTTCAGGATGAGTATATGAATATCAGGGAGCGACTGCGGTATGCTCACTAATGACTGGGATGGGAGTCATTACCTCGGCTCGTAAGGGTTATGTGATATTTATAGCTTTCCCATTATGATTAATATTTGGTCCACAAGGCCACATgaaagataagattagataagAAAGAATAGACGCTCAGCCGGGAACGATTTCCGTGAGAACAGGTTAAGAAGGTGCTGTAAGGAACCTCATCAATACATGTTCTTTGTGCACGTTTCTCGTTCTGGCGTCTATGTTGATAATTTTATCACTATATCATGGGAGGCTAGGTGTTTATCAGATTCGTGAATTATACGATGGTGAAAATGAACTGTAATATTTGAGGTGGACGAAGATCTAAGTAACTACGGGGAATGCCGGGAACTATACAGTCACATATAACGGTGGCTGGCGTAACGTCACTTCGTGGTGTGCGTCTTTGGGCAGTGTCGGTCGTCTAACTCGGTCCAAAACAATATGACTGAATCGCTGCGTTTCCTAGGCACTTTGGAGGGTCACAAGGGATGGGTTACCGCCATTGCCACCTCCTCGGAGAATCCTGATATGATCCTGACTGCTTCGCGCGGTATGAACAACATTTTCGTGGATATTTTGCTCCCAATCTAATAGCTCAAATCAACCCAGACAAGACCATCATTGTCTGGCAATTGACACGCGACGAGGACTCCTATGGATACCCCAAGCGAATCCTCCATGGACACAACCACTTCGTTTCCGATGTCGTTATCTCGTCCGACGGCCAATTCGCCCTTTCATCCTCATGGGATCACACCCTCCGCCTCTGGGACCTCAACACTGGATTGACAACCCGCCGCTTTGTTGGACACACCTCCGATGTCCTCTCAGTTAGCTTCAGCGCTGACAACAGGCAGATTGTTTCCGGTTCGCGTGACAGGACTATCAAACTCTGGAACACCCTCGGAGAATGCAAATATGACATCAAGGAGGAGGGTCATACCGAGTGGGTTTCCTGCGTGAGGTTCAGCCCTAATGTTTCGAACCCTGTCATCGTCTCTTGCGGATGGGACAAGGTTGTTAAAGTGAGTTTCAGTTCAATTACGTATAATCTTCCCAATGTTCGACTCTGCGTGTATGATGCGACAACGATATATTTGCTACTTCAGAGGACTTTCAGTTCGATGAGACTACCTTTCCACCAAGATCTCTGACACGCTTCCGCTCATTTTGTATGGGAGTAACACTTTTATTGACTGTCTTTCTCAGGTCTGGGAACTCTCCAAGTTTAAGTTGAAGACCAACCACTACGGCCACACCGGCTACATCAACACTGTATCCGTCTCTCCTGATGGTTCCCTCGCCGCTTCCGGTGGCAAGGATGGCATCACCATGCTCTGGGATTTGAACGAGGGCAAGCACCTCTACTCTCTTGAGGCTGGCGATGTTGTCAACGCTCTTGTCTTCTCCCCCAATCGCTACTGGCTCTGCGCTGCCACTGCCAGCTGCGTCAAAATCTTCGATCTCGAGAGCAAGTAAGTCACACCCTCGCCGATTCATCTATATCTCAATAATAATATTCATCTCTTCTTTTAGGTCTATCGTTGACGAGCTGAAGCCTGCTTACACTGACGTTCGTGAGGAGGCCAGGCAACCTGAGTGTGTTTCCATCGCCTGGTCGGCTGATGGCCAAACCTTGTTCGCCGGCTTCACTGATAACCAGCTCCGTGTCTGGACCGTCACTTCATAAAATTTTACCTGTATATACGAGTGGGAGCTCTCTCGAGTCTTGTTCCTTGTTGTACGcgcaaaatatcaaaaaaattgcCAAAAGACTGAGATTTTGCGTATTGCTGTTACAGTGTGCTAGACTCGTTGAGGTTACGTGCTCTTTCATTCCAGTCCCACTTGTCAAGGCCATTGAAGTCTATCTTCATTCCTTGATAAGTCATATTGAACTGAAGTTCCGGGACGTGTGTCCCTCGTGCGCGCCAGCTATCACCTCTGAAATATATATTGTGAATATAAGTTGACAGAAGGTGGATGAAACGGAATCTCACGTCGCTGTGCCATAAAAATTTCCTTCTTGACCTACAACTCTGACACATTCATCCGTGATAGATTTGGAATCGTAGATCCATAGGTTTTTGCCTCTATATATTTCTTGCCATCCACTTTGGTCGATTAGAGGGTTCCAAGGTGATATTCTTTTGGTACCAGTGGGAGGAATGGGTGCGGGTCGAATATCGACATCGTTAAAGAGGCGAAGAGCAGCCAAATTTGAGATATCTGTTAACTTGAGCCTGTCGGCTGGGTCAGAAGGATCTAAGATCTTCACGATGTCAGCCCCCTCACTTGAAGAGTCGGATTCGTCATCGGCGTCGTCGGGTGTTACAgagtgtggtggtggtgggacGCCATCCATAGCTACATCACTTCCACCTTCAGCCGCTGCTTCTGCGCCTCCACCGGAGAGATCAGATAATAGCTCTTTCTGAGCCGCCTGTACCTTTCCACAAAAGCTATTCCAGGCGTCGTCGTTGGTAAAGTCCGTGCGTATAATAAGTCCTaattcttcgtcttcgagCACAGGGTCCGTCGGGTCGGGATCGGATTCGTACTGAAAATTAACATCATCAACAGACAATCGTTGTAATACATGCAGATGTCGGACGCACCGAAGCTTGTCCAGTTGGACCTGCTCCAGCCGTATTTGGATGAGAGGATACAGTTGACAACTGAGGCCATGAGTCATAGAGCACACGCAAACACCATTTACGCCGGCCTTCTGTCGGATAAAGAGATTTTACATCTTGATACTTTGTCTGCAGGTGTTGAGGAAAGTTAATTTCGTCAACGACAACGTCGAAAAGATGAAGTTGTATAACACCGAACCGTAAGAATATTTCTAAAGATTTCATGAACCATCACACTAGCGTTCTAGGTAAAGTTTACGCTGAAACCTCGCAGGGTGTATGCTGAACACACTTTCTCTGCTTTTTCGAATGGAAGATGGGAGGAAAAGATAGCGGGCCGGATGACATCATGGGATCAGTTCTAAGCGATTGCTTACGCCCAAGTGGCAATCACAACTTTGCAATGGGCCACAGAGCATCACCTGCAACTCGGCTCCTGCTTCTTCTCCAACATACTTTGTGTTTCTCATCGTTTGATTGGGGGGTATAAACAGTTCTGGTGCTTCAATGTGTTCCTGTCAACCGAATTGGATTCTACGCCGACCAAGCCACTTCAAAATGCATTCAAATAGCGTGCATCGAGACCATGTCAAGTCTGAAAGAGTGCCCCTCTTGCCAGCTCAACTTACGCAATAAAGTCTAGCATAGCACAATTTACGCGATAAAATCTAGCGCAACTTCAAATGTCACCAGCATCAACGCCGGGTCCAATTCCCCTCACAGGTGCTTTCATTCCAATGGTTTATATACAGCAGGACCAGATTTTACATTAGACTACCTCTTTTAGGATCTCAACTCAGTAGAGGTCGATGGGCCTTTGCTTTTGCTCTCGTTACATCCTTATTTTTTACGTGTGGGTTGTTCTAGCCACGTTTTGCGTTCTTATAATCTTAACAGCGGTTGTAGGGGGGTTTGCGTATGGGGTACGGCTCAAGTATCAGATGGCGGTGGCTCCATCCCAATG from Psilocybe cubensis strain MGC-MH-2018 chromosome 2, whole genome shotgun sequence encodes the following:
- a CDS encoding hypothetical protein (Uncharacterized protein C1683.06c); this encodes MTPIPVIIDTDPGVDDVIAILLAITSPELEIVAFNVSYGNTDLEAAYLNIFKVYQTIDRHLAQYPSHKDRFPNFNSKKKPIVSRGSDAPLFGDVRLAQYFHGRDGLGNITDRHPELSVESGLLEENPYLEISKKSGVDLALDILRERPARTVTIIALGPLTNLAQMMRKDSQLVVNRIGRVICMGGALEVPGNTTAVAEFNFFADPYAVKELLISTPLHKGIPLNRFLLIPLDITTPHELPFPFYKEHVDPAFENTKAPSIPATKSPIVHFTSSFLEKTREVMIAFGKDAMELHDIVAVWCAIANPPLTNEGPVTLASGWRGSRRVFDVERTGELTRGMLVVDRREDESAYPLGANRSEAQRDPNDSRHIEHHIEHKFSDESRGVLVINGTPGPKTLLNILLRRVWGCT
- a CDS encoding Dicarboxylic amino acid permease, producing MLINFSSARVYGEFEFYLAFVKIALIVCFVIAGILLDLGGLPGQTYVGFEYWSEPYTLFREYIATGLQGRFLGFWSAMISATFAYGNVQVVAIAGAETSNPRKSIPAALRKTFARVIFFYVASVLVISLLIPANDPRLYLPTGDVTHSPFVIAFNRAGIKVSPCFIESPSSIEIVFTSAFSAGNACTFLSSRTLRGLALDGNAPAAFTKLNRFGIPYVAVAVSGLWGAVAYTSLNQGSFKHWLKDSAQDLETIDIASELVLIEHEKEHQSRQECNHKASAYDRFLNSIF
- a CDS encoding Guanine nucleotide-binding protein subunit beta-2-like 1, yielding MTESLRFLGTLEGHKGWVTAIATSSENPDMILTASRDKTIIVWQLTRDEDSYGYPKRILHGHNHFVSDVVISSDGQFALSSSWDHTLRLWDLNTGLTTRRFVGHTSDVLSVSFSADNRQIVSGSRDRTIKLWNTLGECKYDIKEEGHTEWVSCVRFSPNVSNPVIVSCGWDKVVKVWELSKFKLKTNHYGHTGYINTVSVSPDGSLAASGGKDGITMLWDLNEGKHLYSLEAGDVVNALVFSPNRYWLCAATASCVKIFDLESKSIVDELKPAYTDVREEARQPECVSIAWSADGQTLFAGFTDNQLRVWTVTS